Genomic segment of Paraburkholderia agricolaris:
GACGGCGCAGCCCCGGACTCACGCCGCAATCGGCATGACTGCATGGCGATCCGTAAGAAAACGGGAGACGCCAGTGTAGCCGCAGTTTTACCGCAGGCAACCGAACATGCGTAACCGATTGTTAGGACGCTTGCGCAAATGCGGACATTAACGGGCCGCCCAGTCCGCCGGGCGGCCGCTACGATGTATGCAGTGGGATTACGCGCGCCACGAGCCGCGCGAACTCCATACAATGCATTAACGCTCAGTAAGCCACCGTCGCGATCTGACGGACAAAACGGCCCTGCTCCAATTCGTCGACGAAGGCGATCGCATAGTCTTCCGCGGAAATGCGGCTATTACCCTCGGCGTCGGCGATAAGCGCGTTCGCGCCCGTGCGGAACTTGCCGGTGCGCTCGCCCGGAGCGATCAGCGCGGCCGGCGCGAAGAAAGTCCAGTCGAGATCGGTGATGCCGCGGTAGTAATCGAATGCATCGCGGTGCGCCAGTGCGACCGCCTTGTACGCGTCCGGGAAGCCTTCCGTGTCGACCAGTTGCTTGCCCGGCGCGACTTCGAGCGAGCCCGCGCCGCCCACCACCACGAGACGCTTCAAGCCCGCTGCGCGCACGCCGTCGACCAGCGCATGGGTGGCCTTGCTCACCGCCGCGGAGTCGTCTTTCGGCGGCGCGTACGCGCTGGCTACCACGTCATGACCGCGCACTGCGGCGCTGACGCTCGCGGCGTCGAGCACGTCGGCCTGCGCAGCCGTCACGTTCGCCAGATCCGCCGGCACGCGTGCCGGATTGCGCGCCAGCGCCGTCACCTGATGCCCACGGCGAGCCGCTTCTGCGGCGATCCGCGAACCAATCATGCCGGTGGCGCCGAACAACGCGATCTTCAACTGTTTGCTCATTTCGATACTCCTGGTATGTAAGCTAATATGTAACCACATTGATTACATATATTCCGGAAAAAAGAGGGGCATCAGCCCCCGTCCATTCTCACGCGCGCGTCTCGACTACTTCGCGCGCGCCCTTCTGTACCGCTTCTTTGCTACGTTATCCGTGCGAACGCCGCTTACGTTCGCGCGCCCGTTCGGCGCGCACCACGTCGGCAGTGGCGTCGGCAAGTGTGCGCGCGCCGAGCGCCGCTTCCATGGCCTGCTGCGCTTCGTCGATGATACCGCGCAGCACGACCTGAATATTACGCCCCACCATGCATGCCGGATTCGGCTCCTCGCGATGCATGGCGAACAATTGCGCGTCGTCCACTGCGCGGTACACCTCGAGCAGGGTAATGCTTTCGGGCGCCCGGGCGAGCAGCGCGCCGCCGCCCGCACCGAGTTGCGAGGCCGTGAGACCCGCGTCGGCCAACATGGTCAGCAGACGCCGGATCAGCGCAGGATTCGTATTCACGCTGCCCGCAATCATCTCCGACGAAAGCGGCACGCCCTCCTGCAACGACAGCAGCGCGAGCACGTGCACCGCAAACGCAAACCGGCTACTCGTATTCACAGCAAACCTGCCCGGCAACGACAATGTGTAACCATAGTAATTACATTTAATCCGGCTGTCAAATGGGCGGCTGCATGGGCCGTCCTCTCACTTGTCCATCTGCTTTTGCGCATCGCTGGAATCGCCCGATGCCGACGAGGAAGCCGAGCCGGCCGCCGCCGACGCCGAACTTTGCGCCGACCATTCCTGCAGCTTGCGCCCGGCTGTCTCGAGGCCCTGGCCGGTCAGCGCCGCCGCCTTGCCGAGTTGCGCATTCGTGGCGCTCGCCGCGTTTTGCAGGTTGGCTTGCGCGCTCGATGCCAGCGCAGCGGGATCGATCTTGATCGACGGCGCGGAGGCTGCGGAATCCAGATTCTGCTGCGCAGTTGCCTTGGTCGCATCGACCTGCTGGCCAACGTAGCTGGCTGCCTGATCGAGCTTCTGACCGGCGGCTTGCGCCGCATCATTGAGCTTGCCGGCGACCTGATCCGCCGACGCATCATTCTTTTGACAAGCCGTGAGGCCGCCGAACACGAGGGCAACAACGGCGGCGCGGCGCAACAACGGTGAACGAATGGATAAAGTCATATCTGTATATGCTGTGTATGAGCCGCATCGAGCGGCTTTCGCATGCGAAAACGCGCCCATGATACGCCGTTGCGCGGCGGACCCGCTCATCGCGCCGCATGTCGCGTCGCGCCCCGCGCGCCTCGGTGCGGCCGCATGGGTCTTCTAGGACGGCAGTTCGCTCGCTGGAAACGTGAGTTTCACGAGCAGACCCTGGCCGCCGGGCGCATCGTCGAGCGAAATCGTGCCTCTGTGCGCCCGTACGATCTCTCTCGCGATGGCAAGCCCTAGCCCACTGCCCTCTTCGTCGGACGCACGAAAAAACGGCTCGAATGCGCGTTCACGCAATGCCGCGGGAATGCCGGGCCCGTCGTCGAGCACATGGATGCTGACCAACCCGTCCGTCTGACTTGCGCCGATCGTAACTTGCGTGCCTTTGGGCGAATACCGGATCGCGTTGTCCAGAAGGTTCGACAGCACTTCTGAAAGCAGCGTCTCGCTCCCCGTCACAAAGAGAGGCGCGGCAATGGACACGACCAGTTCGATACCGCGACGCCGCGCAGCAAGCGCGAGTTTCTCGAGCGCGCGTGCCGTGACTTCCCGCACGTCGACCACTTCGCCTTCGAACGCCGTATAGTCGGCCGCTTCGGCCTGCGCGAGCATCAGCAACTGGTTAATCAGCGAAACCATCGCCCGGTTGCTGTGGTGCATGGCCAGCAGCGTTTCTCGCACGTCCTCGAGTTTGCCCTGACGCCGCGCGTATTGCAGCTGGGTCCCGAGCAGCGTCAGCGGCGTGCGGATCTGATGCGCGGCATCGGCAATGAAACGCCGCTGGGTCAATGCCTGCCGTTCGATAATGTCGAGACAGGCATTGAAAGCGGCGATCAGCGGATGCAACTCGGCATGGACATCCGTCGTATCGATTCGAACCCGCGTGAGCGATGGCTGTGCGGCGAGGCCTCTTGCCAGTCTTTCGAGCGGCCGCAACTCCAGGGTCAGCCCGACACATACCAGCACCATCGCCGCGGCAATACTGCTGACGATGTACGCGAGTTGCGGTTTCCACAGCGAGGCGACCATCGCATCCCGCGCGATCTGCGTGCGCCCAACCGACACCACGACGTCGACGATCCTGCCGGCGTCGTACATCGGGCGCTTTAACGTGACGGCGCGTATCGGCATCTGCGAAACCTGCGCGTCATACCAGTCGGGCGAATCCGTGGGACGCACCGGCGGAAAATCGGAGGTCCCCGCGATCACGGGGCCGCCCGCGATCTCAATGCGATAGAACACCTGATCGCCCTGCGGCGTGCCGACGATCTGGATCGTGCTGGGCGACACGGAGGCGACCAGATCGTTGCCGCTCCAGCGCACGTCGGCCGCCATCACGCGGGCGGCGGCCAGCAGCGCGGCATCCTGCAGCAGATCGGCGGTGCGCCGCGCGTTCGCATGCGTGAGCCAACCCGCGACGAGGCCGAATACCGTCATCGGCACAATGACCCAGAGCAGGAGCCGCGCGCGCAGGCTACGCTTGCGGCTCTTCATTTTCCAGCAGGTAGCCGAGCCCACGCAGCGTGATGATGGCCGCCGTGCTCTTCTCGATCTTCTTTCTCAGGCGCGACACGTAGATTTCGATCGCGTCGCCGCTTGGCGGCGCATCCTTATCGGTCACGGCCTCGGCGAGCACGGCCTTCGATACCGTGCGCCCCGCTTGCAGGATGAGCGCTTCGAGCACGGCATGCTCACGCGGCGTAAGCGACAGCGCGTCGTCGTCGACGAAGAACTGGCGGCGGTCCATGTCGTAGAGCAAGCTGCCGCAGCGGATACGGTTCGAGCGCGCGGGCGCGTGCCGGCGCGCCAGCACCTTGATGCGCGCCACCAGTTCGCGGTCGTCGAACGGCTTGACGACGTAATCGTCGGCGCCCTCGCTCAGGCAGATCACTTTTTCGCCGACATCGCCCGTGGCGGTCAGGACCAGCACGGGCGTGTCGTTGGCATGCTGGCGCATGCGGCGTAGCAGCGCCTTGCCCGACATGCCGGGCAGGTTCAGATCCAGCAGCACGACGTCGTAGCGCGCGTCGCGCAGCAACGCCTCGGCGATTTCGCCGTCGAGCGCGTGCTCGACGAGGAAACCCTCGTCGGTCAAGGTCTTCGACACCCAATGCGCGAGTTGCCGGTTATCTTCGATCAGCAGAAGTCTCATTGCCCAAGAAAAGCTATGCCAGCTTGTAGCCGTTGCGCGCCTGTCGCGAACGGTAGAGTATCAGCGTCGCCATCGCGCCGCACAATCCGGCCATGCCCATCCACGCGCCGGGCGCGGCCTTGTCGCCGGTGAAGTGGATCAGCGACGTCGAGACGGCCGGTGTGAAGCCGCCGACCAGCGTGGCGAGGCTGTAAGCCATCGAGAAGCCAGTTGTGCGCACATGGGCCGGCATCAGTTCGGTCAGCGCCACCACCATCGCGCCGTTGTACCACGCATAGAGCACCGAAAACCAGAGCTCCACCAGCAGGAGCCGTTCGAACGACGGCGCGGCGACCAGCCAGCGCATGGCCGGATACGACGTCGCCATGGTCAGCACGGTAAAGAGCAGCAGGATGGGCCGCCGTCCGACCCGATCGGAGACCGCGCCGGAAACCGGCAGCCAGATCAGGTTCGATACGCCCACGCAGACGGTGACGACCAGCGAATCGATCGCCGACAGATGCAGCACGGTTTTGCCGAACGTCGGCGTGTAGGTCGTGATCAGATAGAACGACGCCGTGGTCATCACGACGAGACCCATGCCGGCCAGAATCAGACCCGCGTTGTCTCTCATCGACTTCATGATTTCGCCGAATCCCGGATGGTGTTTGCGCGCCGCGAACTCGTCGGTCTCACGCAGCGTGCGGCGAATCAGCAAAAGAAACGGCACGATCAGGCAGCCGATCAGGAACGGCACACGCCAGCCCCACGCGCTCACCTCGCTCGCGGGCAGCAGTTGATTGAGCAGCACGCCGAGCGACGCCGCGAAGATAACGGCGACCTGCTGGCTGCCCGATTGCCAGGAACAGAAAAACCCGCGTTTGCCGGGCGGCGCGATCTCCGCGAGATAGACGGACACGCCGCCGAGTTCGACGCCCGCGGAGAAGCCCTGCAGCAGACGCCCGATCAGTACGATCACAGGCGCCGCGAGGCCGATCGTCGCATAACCGGGAACCAGCGCGACGCAGGCAGTGCCGACCGCCATTAGCGACAGCGACAGGATCAGGCCTTTGCGCCGGCCATGACGGTCGATGTACGCACCGAGTACCAGCGCACCAATTGGCCGCATGAGGAATCCCGCGCCGAACACGGAAAGCGCCAGCAGCAACGAGATGAATTCGTTGTCGGCGGGAAAGAATGTGTGCGCGATCGCACCGGCGTAATAGGCGTAGACCGTAAAGTCGTACATCTCGAGAAAGTTGCCGCTGACCACGCGGAAAACTGCTCGAAACCGCGACTCCGGACGACTGGTGATGGCTGGTTCCATGATGCTCTCTGAAGGCGTAAGGACGAGTTTCGACAACCGGCGCACGGGTTGTGTGTGCCAGGCAATCGCTCCTGTGGGTAGATCTGGCGGCTAGGCGATATCCATCACGGCCTTGCCCGACTGGCGGCGTTCTTCGAGCGCCGCATGAGCCGCTTCGACGGTGTCCAGCGTATAGCGGCCATTGATTTCCACGCGCAGCGCGCCTTGCTGGATGGCGTCGAAAATATCGTCGGCACGCCGCTGTACGGTTTGCGCATCGGCGAGATGATCGGCAAGACGTGGCCGCGTGAGGAACAGCGAACCGGCTTCGCCCAGCTCATACGGATCGAGATCGCGCATTGGGCCGGTGACGGAGCCGTAGTTGACGACGAGGCCGCGGGTTCGCGTCGCCCGGAAGCTGTCGCGCAACGTCGTGCGGCCCACTGCGTCGAACACGACGTCGACGCCTTTGCCCTGCGTCAGCTCGCGAATCCTGTCGGCGAACGCGCCGTCCTCGTACATCAGCACGTGGTCGGCGCCGCGCGCTTTCGCGAGCGCCGCTTTGTCGGGCGAACTGGTCGTGGCAAACACTTGCGCGCCGCGCCGCTTCGCAAGTTGCACGAGCAACTGTCCGATGCCGCCAGACGCGGCATGCACGAGGCAGGTGCTGCCCGGCCCGATGTGCGCGACATCCTCGAGCAGATAATGGGCTGTCGAACCCTGGAAAATCGCTGCGGCGGCGATGTCGTAACCGACCCCGTCCGGCAGCTTCGCGAGACGTGCCGCGGGCACCACCGCATACTCGGCGTACGCGCCCCACGCGATGCACCACGCAACCCGGTCGCCCTTGCGACACGACGTGACGCCCGCGCCCACTTCGACGACTTCGCCCGCGCCCTCCATGCCGAGCGTGCACGGAATCCTCACGGGGTAGGTGCGCGAATCGCGATACTTACCCTGCCGCGTGTGCACGTCCATGAAGTTGATACCCGCCGTCACAACGCGCACAAGCACTTCACCCGGCGACGGTTCCGGCACGTCGATCTCGACGCGCCGAAGCACTTCGGGCCCGCCGTATTCGTGAATCTGGATGGCTCGCATGGCAAAAGTCTCCGGTAGGTATGTGCGAACAGATTGGGGCAGCAAGGCTCAGTGCGAACCTGCGGCCTGGCCGTCCGAAGCGTCCGTGGATGCGGGCGCGACGAAGCGGTTGGTATAGGTGCGCGCGAGGTCGATGTGCCGCGCCGATATCTCGGGGTTGGCGCGGGCCAGCACCGCGAGCACGGTCGACGGTGCGTCCGCCGGCATCGCGCCGGTCGGCGAATACGCCGGTTTCGCGATCGCCAGCGCCTGGCGGTACAGCGCCGGGTCATCGCCCCGGATCGTTGCGGGCACAGCGGCCGCGATCCCGGCTTCGTCGTGCGTCTGGATGAAACGCAGCGCATCGCGCACGGCATGCACCAGCCGCGCCGTCGCGTCCTGATGGGCGTCGATCCAGTCGCGTTGCATGTAGAGACACGCGCCCGCATACGCTCCGCCCAGTTGCGCACGCGTGTCTGTCACGCTGCGCATGTCGACAAGCGGCGTGGCTTCGAGCCGGGTCAGCATGCGTGTCGCGGTCGGCTCTTCGATCATGCCCGCATCGACCTTACCGTCGACAAGGGCTTGCTCGAATGCGGACTCGTTGGCGAGCGGCACCACCGTGTACTCGCCGGCGGCCACGCCCGCGCGCTCAACGAGATAGCGCGTCAGGAAGTAAGTCGACGATCCGAAGCCGGTCACGCCGAGCCGGCGTCCTTTCGCATCCGCCATCGTCTGCATGCCGCCGCCTCGCCGCGCCAGCTCGATGAGGCCGGCGGACTGGCCCAGCACGACCACTGACTGCACATCCAGGCCCTGGCTTTGCAGCGCGATCGTGTGATCGTAATAGCCGACCGCGCCCTGTATCGCGCCCGCCACGAGCTCGGTCGACGTATCGATGCCCGCGGGCGCGGAGACCACGCGCACGTCGAGCCCCTCCCTGCGGAAATAGCCCAACTGGTCCGCCAGGATCACCGGCAGATAGATCAGTTTTGCCGCACCGCCAGTCATCAGCACGATGGGTTGCGCGCTCACGATGTGCGCCGCGGCCAGCGCCACGATGCAGAACAGTGCGCGGACCAGGGTTCCGGCGGGACGCGGCATTCCTGTCTCCTCACAGTTGAAACAGCGCCTGTCAAGGCAGGCTTCGGCATGCGAGAAAGTATAGGGAACGCCGCCCTTCTGATTGCTTTCCGCGGGCAAACTGTTTTCTCAGTAGTTTCCCGATCCACGTGGCGTGCCTGCAGCGCCTCTTCGTCGCGGTTCTGTCAAACGTGTTGGAGTAGACTGACTGCCCGCTCGATGTATTCCGTTGATCAACTGGAGGCATGCGATGGCAGCAAAGAAGATTCTGTTCCTGACCGGCGACTTCGCCGAGGATTACGAAACGATGGTGCCGTTTCAGGCATTGCAGGCCGTCGGCCACGTAGTCGACGCGGTCTGTCCGAACAAGAAAGCCGGCGAGAAGATCAAGACCGCCATTCATGATTTCGAAGGCGACCAGACCTACACCGAAAAGCCCGGCCATCAGTTCACTCTCAATGCGACATTCGACGACGCCGATTCTCGTCAGTACGACGCACTGGCCATCGCGGGAGGCCGCGCGCCCGAGTATCTGCGTCTGAATCACAAGGTCATCGAGCTGGTGCGGCAGTTTGCCGAAGCGGGCAAGCCGATCGCCGCGATCTGCCACGCGGCGCAATTGCTGGCCGCCGCCGACGTGATCCGCGGCAAGCGCATTTCCGCCTACCCAGCCTGCGCGCCCGAAGTGAAGCTGGCCGGTGGCGAGTACGCCGACATTCCGGTCGATGCGGCGATCACCGACGCCAATTTCGTCACCGCCCCCGCGTGGCCCGCTCATCCTGAGTGGCTGCGTCAATTCCTCGTGCTGCTCGGCACCCGGATCGAACTCTGATCCCGACGGCGAGCGCCGGACCTTTGCGGCCACGCGCGCTCGCCTTCCCAATACTTGCGCGGCAACGCGGCGCGCATTGGCTGCAGGTCGATTTTGAACCCCACCTCGAGGAGTTTTATCGCCGCTGTGGCTTCCGTTCGACGGCAGCAGGACTGATAAAGCTTCAGTAGAACCACGAGGCGGATTCGCAGAAACCTCTCAGTGCGATTGCCCCGGAATGCACCCTCGGCGCACCCGAATTTGAGATTCGTCCGATAGTTCGCAGCAAAAGGCTTTCCTATAGTCGCGGGTTGACCTGGGAGCCTTTTTTGATGGAACTGACTGATTGGATCGTCATTCTCGCCGTCACGCTGATGGCGATTGCTTTTTTCTGCGCACGTACCCCGGCCAACTGGTCGCGAGAAAACCGCGCACGGCGTCTGGCGGGTACGCGCATGCTCGTGCAAGCAGCGTGCTCGCTATGGGCGGCGTTGTTGATCGCCGCACGCGGCCTGTTCGCGCTCGACGGCCTGCCCGGCTTGCACCCGGCGCCGCTCGAAGCGCTGACCGGCGTCGCGGTCCTGATCTGCTGCGGCTGTTACTGGTCGATTCGCGGCAGCAAACTGCTCAAACCACGCCGGCTCTTTACCGCGTACTGATACCAGGCGCGGCATGGGCGGTATTCGCGGCGTGTACCGCACTGCCGCCGGGACCCGTGCCCGCAGAATCACCGGGTTCCGCACGCACTTGCCGTCCACCATGCACCGCGTGAGTACCGTCGGCCAGCGTGGCATGCGTTTCGACAGACCGCTGCGCGCTCCGCGCCCCGGCTTCGGGCAGCGACAGATAAAACGTCGTGCCCACCCCCTCTTTCGACTCCGCCCACACGCGCCCGCCGTGGCGCTCCACCACCCGCCGCACGAGCGCAAGGCCGATGCCCTCGCCCGCCGCCACATTGCCGTGCAGCCGCTGAAACGCGTTAAAAAGCCGCGGCAGCGCGACCGCCGGAATGCCCAGGCCATTGTCCCGCACGTAAAAAATCCGTAGCGAATGCACGCCCGGCGGGGCCGGCGTCGTACCGATCTCGATCAGACCTTCGCGCGCCGGGTCCAGATAATTGACCGCGTTGCCGATCAGGTTCGCGAACACCTGTTCAAGCGCGGTCGGGTCGCCCCACACCGGCGGCAGTTCGTCGACGATCACATGCGCCCGCCGGGCCCGGATCGATCCCTGCATGGCATCGACCACGCGCGGCACGATATCGCACACCTCGACCTTTTGCTGCCGGTACTCGACCCGGCCGACACGCGACAGCCGCAACAGCGCGTCGATAATATGGGAGGCGCGCAACACGGCGGTTTGCAGGAAGTGCAAGGCCTCGCCGATATCCTCGTCCACCACCCGTTCGATGCGCTGCCGCGGCTCGGCCGCGAGCGACGACTGCCGCAGCA
This window contains:
- a CDS encoding NAD(P)-dependent oxidoreductase; the encoded protein is MSKQLKIALFGATGMIGSRIAAEAARRGHQVTALARNPARVPADLANVTAAQADVLDAASVSAAVRGHDVVASAYAPPKDDSAAVSKATHALVDGVRAAGLKRLVVVGGAGSLEVAPGKQLVDTEGFPDAYKAVALAHRDAFDYYRGITDLDWTFFAPAALIAPGERTGKFRTGANALIADAEGNSRISAEDYAIAFVDELEQGRFVRQIATVAY
- a CDS encoding Rrf2 family transcriptional regulator, with protein sequence MNTSSRFAFAVHVLALLSLQEGVPLSSEMIAGSVNTNPALIRRLLTMLADAGLTASQLGAGGGALLARAPESITLLEVYRAVDDAQLFAMHREEPNPACMVGRNIQVVLRGIIDEAQQAMEAALGARTLADATADVVRAERARERKRRSHG
- a CDS encoding sensor histidine kinase, whose translation is MKSRKRSLRARLLLWVIVPMTVFGLVAGWLTHANARRTADLLQDAALLAAARVMAADVRWSGNDLVASVSPSTIQIVGTPQGDQVFYRIEIAGGPVIAGTSDFPPVRPTDSPDWYDAQVSQMPIRAVTLKRPMYDAGRIVDVVVSVGRTQIARDAMVASLWKPQLAYIVSSIAAAMVLVCVGLTLELRPLERLARGLAAQPSLTRVRIDTTDVHAELHPLIAAFNACLDIIERQALTQRRFIADAAHQIRTPLTLLGTQLQYARRQGKLEDVRETLLAMHHSNRAMVSLINQLLMLAQAEAADYTAFEGEVVDVREVTARALEKLALAARRRGIELVVSIAAPLFVTGSETLLSEVLSNLLDNAIRYSPKGTQVTIGASQTDGLVSIHVLDDGPGIPAALRERAFEPFFRASDEEGSGLGLAIAREIVRAHRGTISLDDAPGGQGLLVKLTFPASELPS
- a CDS encoding response regulator transcription factor, producing the protein MRLLLIEDNRQLAHWVSKTLTDEGFLVEHALDGEIAEALLRDARYDVVLLDLNLPGMSGKALLRRMRQHANDTPVLVLTATGDVGEKVICLSEGADDYVVKPFDDRELVARIKVLARRHAPARSNRIRCGSLLYDMDRRQFFVDDDALSLTPREHAVLEALILQAGRTVSKAVLAEAVTDKDAPPSGDAIEIYVSRLRKKIEKSTAAIITLRGLGYLLENEEPQA
- a CDS encoding MFS transporter; the encoded protein is MEPAITSRPESRFRAVFRVVSGNFLEMYDFTVYAYYAGAIAHTFFPADNEFISLLLALSVFGAGFLMRPIGALVLGAYIDRHGRRKGLILSLSLMAVGTACVALVPGYATIGLAAPVIVLIGRLLQGFSAGVELGGVSVYLAEIAPPGKRGFFCSWQSGSQQVAVIFAASLGVLLNQLLPASEVSAWGWRVPFLIGCLIVPFLLLIRRTLRETDEFAARKHHPGFGEIMKSMRDNAGLILAGMGLVVMTTASFYLITTYTPTFGKTVLHLSAIDSLVVTVCVGVSNLIWLPVSGAVSDRVGRRPILLLFTVLTMATSYPAMRWLVAAPSFERLLLVELWFSVLYAWYNGAMVVALTELMPAHVRTTGFSMAYSLATLVGGFTPAVSTSLIHFTGDKAAPGAWMGMAGLCGAMATLILYRSRQARNGYKLA
- a CDS encoding quinone oxidoreductase family protein — translated: MRAIQIHEYGGPEVLRRVEIDVPEPSPGEVLVRVVTAGINFMDVHTRQGKYRDSRTYPVRIPCTLGMEGAGEVVEVGAGVTSCRKGDRVAWCIAWGAYAEYAVVPAARLAKLPDGVGYDIAAAAIFQGSTAHYLLEDVAHIGPGSTCLVHAASGGIGQLLVQLAKRRGAQVFATTSSPDKAALAKARGADHVLMYEDGAFADRIRELTQGKGVDVVFDAVGRTTLRDSFRATRTRGLVVNYGSVTGPMRDLDPYELGEAGSLFLTRPRLADHLADAQTVQRRADDIFDAIQQGALRVEINGRYTLDTVEAAHAALEERRQSGKAVMDIA
- a CDS encoding ABC transporter substrate-binding protein — its product is MPRPAGTLVRALFCIVALAAAHIVSAQPIVLMTGGAAKLIYLPVILADQLGYFRREGLDVRVVSAPAGIDTSTELVAGAIQGAVGYYDHTIALQSQGLDVQSVVVLGQSAGLIELARRGGGMQTMADAKGRRLGVTGFGSSTYFLTRYLVERAGVAAGEYTVVPLANESAFEQALVDGKVDAGMIEEPTATRMLTRLEATPLVDMRSVTDTRAQLGGAYAGACLYMQRDWIDAHQDATARLVHAVRDALRFIQTHDEAGIAAAVPATIRGDDPALYRQALAIAKPAYSPTGAMPADAPSTVLAVLARANPEISARHIDLARTYTNRFVAPASTDASDGQAAGSH
- a CDS encoding DJ-1/PfpI family protein, whose protein sequence is MAAKKILFLTGDFAEDYETMVPFQALQAVGHVVDAVCPNKKAGEKIKTAIHDFEGDQTYTEKPGHQFTLNATFDDADSRQYDALAIAGGRAPEYLRLNHKVIELVRQFAEAGKPIAAICHAAQLLAAADVIRGKRISAYPACAPEVKLAGGEYADIPVDAAITDANFVTAPAWPAHPEWLRQFLVLLGTRIEL